In Amycolatopsis coloradensis, one genomic interval encodes:
- a CDS encoding branched-chain amino acid ABC transporter permease — protein MQQLLTTALTGLTLGAVYAAFALALVLIWRATRIVNFAQAPMAMITTYVALVLIDAGWSYWAGFAVALLSGLVLGALVERFVIRFVSGKPEINAVILTLGLFIVLHALAALVFGSRYRSFPAPFGLTGFRLGDTTIALTGFGVFTIAAVGVVLIGLVLLFRGTDLGLRMRAAAFDREVARLLGVRVGRMLTLGWALAALAGSLSGLLIAGGGLVHPSYMDGVVVYGFVAAVLGGLDSPVGAVVGGVVLGLSLSLVSGYVGSELVPLAALALLMVVLLLKPGGLFASVRERRV, from the coding sequence GTGCAGCAACTGCTCACCACCGCACTCACCGGCCTGACGCTGGGCGCGGTCTACGCCGCGTTCGCACTGGCACTCGTGCTGATCTGGCGGGCGACGCGGATCGTGAACTTCGCGCAAGCGCCGATGGCGATGATCACCACCTACGTCGCGCTCGTCCTGATCGACGCGGGCTGGTCGTACTGGGCGGGTTTCGCCGTCGCCCTGCTTTCGGGCCTGGTGCTCGGCGCGCTGGTGGAACGGTTCGTGATCCGGTTCGTCTCGGGGAAACCCGAGATCAACGCCGTCATCCTGACCCTGGGGCTGTTCATCGTGCTGCACGCGCTGGCGGCGCTGGTGTTCGGCTCGCGGTACCGGTCGTTCCCGGCGCCGTTCGGGCTCACCGGGTTCCGGCTCGGCGACACGACGATCGCGCTGACCGGGTTCGGCGTGTTCACCATCGCCGCCGTCGGGGTGGTGCTGATCGGGCTCGTGCTGTTGTTCCGCGGTACCGATCTGGGCTTGCGGATGCGGGCCGCGGCCTTCGACCGGGAGGTGGCCCGCCTGCTCGGCGTGCGGGTCGGGCGGATGCTCACCCTGGGCTGGGCGCTGGCGGCGCTCGCCGGTTCGCTGTCCGGTCTGCTGATCGCCGGCGGCGGTCTCGTCCATCCGTCCTATATGGACGGTGTGGTGGTGTACGGTTTCGTCGCCGCGGTGCTCGGCGGCCTGGACAGCCCGGTCGGCGCGGTCGTCGGCGGCGTCGTCCTCGGCCTGTCGCTGAGTTTGGTGAGCGGCTATGTCGGCTCGGAACTCGTACCGCTCGCCGCGCTGGCGCTGCTCATGGTGGTGCTGCTCCTGAAGCCCGGTGGCCTGTTCGCGAGCGTCCGTGAACGGAGGGTCTGA
- a CDS encoding ABC transporter ATP-binding protein, with protein sequence MLTVENLSANYGPVRALDSVNLSAAEGEITAVLGANGAGKTTLLRTISGLVTPAGGSVSLAGRDLSRVSTEDLPVLGLAHVPEGRGVLAELTVEENLRLGALGARGRATTADLRRIYDLFPALADRKNGLAHVLSGGERQMLVIGRALLSRPKVLLLDEPSLGLAPRIVARIFGLLRGLVHDEGLAVVLVEQNARSALSIADHGVVLNLGRVVVRRDAAALVADDALRHAYLGF encoded by the coding sequence GTGCTGACGGTTGAGAATCTTTCGGCGAACTACGGCCCGGTGCGCGCGCTCGATTCCGTGAACCTTTCGGCCGCGGAAGGCGAGATCACCGCGGTGCTCGGCGCGAACGGCGCGGGCAAGACCACCTTGTTGCGCACCATTTCGGGACTGGTGACGCCGGCGGGCGGCAGCGTCTCGCTCGCCGGCCGGGACCTGAGCCGCGTGTCCACAGAGGACCTTCCGGTGCTCGGGCTCGCGCACGTCCCCGAGGGCCGCGGCGTGCTGGCCGAACTGACCGTCGAGGAGAACCTGCGGCTCGGCGCACTCGGGGCACGCGGCCGCGCGACGACGGCCGATCTCCGCCGGATCTACGACCTCTTCCCGGCGCTGGCCGACCGCAAGAACGGTCTCGCGCACGTCCTTTCCGGTGGAGAGCGGCAAATGCTGGTCATCGGCCGCGCGCTGCTCTCCCGGCCGAAGGTGCTGCTGCTCGACGAACCCTCCTTGGGTCTCGCGCCCAGGATCGTGGCACGGATCTTCGGGCTGCTGCGCGGTCTCGTCCACGACGAAGGCCTGGCCGTCGTGCTGGTCGAGCAGAACGCCCGCAGCGCGCTGTCCATCGCCGACCACGGTGTCGTGCTCAACCTCGGGCGGGTCGTCGTCCGGCGGGACGCGGCCGCGCTCGTCGCGGACGACGCGCTCCGGCACGCCTACCTCGGATTCTGA